In the genome of Virgibacillus doumboii, the window GTCACCATTTACAGGGCATTTTGGAAAACGTCAAAATATTGACGGAAAAAGGTGCTTTTGTCCTGCCTGTTTTAAACGGTATCGAACACATAAATGTTTTACAGAATGAAGTTGGAATGGAGTCAGTCATTGGAGGTTTGGCCTTCATTATGGCTACCTTGGATGATTCTGGTCACGTTGAACATTCAAGTGATTTTCATAGACTCGCTTTCGGACCATTAGTACCTGAACAAACAGATTTGTGTAATCGACTGGCGGAAGTTTCCAGTGAAGCAAAGATGGAAGCAGTCAACAGTCAGTCCATATTAAAGGAACTTTGGAAAAAATATTTGTTTATCAATGCCTTCTCCGGAATTACAACGGCGACTAATTTACCGATTGGACAAATACGTTATAATAGGGATACGTTTCAAATTGCCGTGAATATTCTGGAGGAAATGCAGCAACTGGCAGCCAGTTATAATATTGAAGTTACTGATAAAGAAGTTGATGAGGCAAAAAGTAGTTTGTTGAAGATAAATGAAAATGCTACATCATCCATGCACCAGGATCGTCGCAAAGGACTGACGCTTGAAGTGGACCATCTTCATGGCGGAGCAATTCGCCTGGCAAAGGCTAAATCTGTCAGACTACCATTCATCGAAGCTGTTCACGGAATAATAAAACCTTATGAAGGAGTATAGAAATGATAACAATCATTATAATAGCGATTGCAATAATGTTAGCCGTATTAGCTTTCACGTTAATTGCCATATCTAAAGGTTATGACTACAAACATTCAATCGATCCATTGCCTGAAAACGATACGGATGATCAGCAAATGGAAAAAGATCACACGATGTAGTGTAATAAGTTTATCTTTAATGGAGATAATCCATCAATTTAGATAAGTAGTGGTTACTGCGTATTTAACCAATTAATGGATAATATGTCCGGTAAAACATTAAAATCAGTGTAGTTTTGGTATATCCTTTTATTTATTAAAAGCAAAATCCAGCGCAGGAAATACACGGAGACTCCTGTGGGAGCAGAGGCCTAGATGAGACTCGCAGTGTGACAACACGGAGAGGCTCATCAGCCGCCCACGGAAAGCGAAGTGTATTTCCGGAGCGGCGGACTATACTCATATAAAATTACGTCGTAGATTATAACTTTTGGGTAAAAAACAAAAAATTTATACGAAATTCTCCTTTAAAATAACCGAAAATATGTCTTCCAAATATGGACACAGGTAATATCAGGTCATACAAAAACGCTTGGATGTTACATTCCAAGCGTTTTTGTAAATCATATTGAATCCATGTTTCGTATTTAGTGCGTTCTTTTTGTATCCAATGGTTTTAAGTTGGCTTCAATTTCTTCACGCCGGTCCTCGAAAAACGGAGGTAAGGCCAACGATTCGCCAAGGTAGTCTATCGCTTCATCAGTTGCAAATCCTGGACCGTCAGTTGCCAGTTCGAAAAGAATTCCATTTGGTTCTCTGAAATACAATGATTTGAAATAGAATCGGTCCACTAAGCCTGAGTTCGGGATGCGTGCAGCCTGTACACGGTCTTTCCACTGCTTCAGCTCATTCTCATTGTCCACACGGAATGCTACGTGATGGACACTTCCGCGGCCTGGCCGTTCCTTTGGCAGGTCATTACGGGTTTCTACATGCACTTCTGCCCCGGTTCCACCTTCCCCCGTTGCAAAGACAAGAATGTCGTTCTGACCTTTAACAGGTGATGCATACCTTCCAACTTTTTTAAACGTTAGCAGTTCTGTTAATACTTTAATCGTTGGCTCAGAATCAGGAACGGTTAACTTTGAAGGACCAAGTCCAATAATTCCTTTGTCAGCGGGAACACTGCTATGCTCCCATACCTTTCCTCCTTGAACACCAGTATTATTTTCATCAGAGATTAGAGTTAGTCGTTGTCCCTCGGGATCTCGGAAATGGATGACGTTGCGTTCCCCCTGATTTGTTATCCCATCATGATTAACGTTATGTTCGGTCAGCCGATTTTGCCAATACTCCAACGCATCATCATTTGGAACCCGAAGTGAGGTTCCTGAAATACTGCTGGTTCCTTGATAGGTTGTACCTGCCATTGGTATTTCAAAAAATGTAAAATCTGTTCCGGGATTTCCAGCTTCATCTGCATAAAATAAATGATACACAGACGGGTCATCCTGATTGATTGTCTTTTTAACCAGACGCATTCCCAAAACTTCTGTATAAAAGTAATAGTTTTCTTTTGCCTTTGCAGTAATTGCTGAAACATGATGAATTCCTTTTAGTTCCATTGAAAAAGTCTCCTTTCGGGATAAATTTATTCTGAATTCAGGATAATTTTATTATATGCTATTTTTCATAATTACTCTACTATATTGTCTTATTTTTTATCCGACTCATGCGATGGCCGCAGTCCCTTTTGCAGCTGACGGATGCTAAGACCAAAGTCCATCTGTAAATGTGGATAATCTTTAAATTTGTTCCAGTCACCACCCCACTCAAATCCCAGTTCTTTTGCAATATCCGCTGCTTCAAACCAGTCTGATTTGCCGTTACCGTTTCCGTCATAGCTGGTATCCCAAATAATTTTCCCTTCATTATTGCGAATAGCATAATCAACTGCCAATCCATAATTATGATAGGATTCACCGCCTTTCGCATACGTGACAATGCTGCCTTTTTCTGACCGGCCTTGTTGATATAATTTATTCTGACGCTTTATCGAACGGACTTTTTCAGTGATAACAACATCAATATTCTGTTTCGCAACTTTTCTTACAAGCTGCTCCGTTTTTTCGGCAACTACTGGATCAAGTTTATTGGCTGGAAGCGTATCTTCACCTAAGTCACGATACCTGTCATTCGTCTGATTATAAATAATAAAGAGGACACTTATAAATAAAATAATGATTATCCATGCTGTAATATCTTTTCGATAGCGTTTCAATTAGTCATGTCTCCCTTAGGGGTTATCTGTTCAGCTATTATAATAGATACTTTCTTATATATACAATCGATTGTAAAGTGAAAAAGGTGGCATGAACGAATAAAATAATATCCATCTTGCAGTGTTCTCCCAATCACTATAAAATAAAATGAAGAGGGGGGATTTTGTGTATGTTTTAATCGTTATTTTAATCGGTTATCTGTTCGGCTGTATGCACGGCTCACAGCTGGTCAGCAAGTTAAAGAAAGTGGATATTAAAAATACAGGGGTAAAAAATTCCGGTGCATCCAACACAACGATTTTGCTGGGCTGGAAATACGGAATTTTAGTTGCACTTATTGATATTTTTAAAGCGACATTATCGATTTTGTTCGTGTTATATATATTGAATGATCAAGGAATTACTGGAGAAACACAGACTTTACTTGTGTATATTAATGCACTGTTTATCATAATAGGTCACAATTATCCGGTGACAATGAAATTCAGCGGTGGAAAAGGGACGGCTTCACTGGTTGGCGTATTACTGGCAATCGACTGGAAAATAGCAGTTATCGGTATTGTCATTTTGCTTCTTTTTACATTTACTACTGATTATTTGGTTGTCGGTGTCTTATTCATGTATTTTTCTTTCCTGGTTACGACGTATTATTTTTTTGGAATCGAACCGGCAATGGTTGTTGTTCTATTATCCGTGATGTGTATTATGAAACATATGGAGAACTATAAACGTATCATTACAAAAGAGGAAACGAGAATCTCAAGTATGTTCCGAAAAGAATCATAGATGGAGGCAACTATGCTGGATATAATTATTTGGATTGTAATCGTTGTATTATTCATAGCAAGCTTTGCAGGAATTATTTTTCCAATCATCCCATCGCCATTGGTATTGTGGGTCGGATTCCTGCTGTATCATTTTGTGATCAATGCCGATGAACTGACCGTTTTGTTCTGGATAGCGATGGCAATTTTAACTGTTGTGTTAATCGTTTCCGATATTATTGCAAACAGTTATTTTGTAAAAAAATTCGGTGGAAGCAAATGGGGAGAACGCGGTGCAGGAATAGCTGTTATCGTGGGATCTTTCATCATCCCTCCATTTGGGATTATTATCGTACCATTCATCACCGTTCTCGTGATTGAAATGATTCAAAAGAAAACATTTCAGGAAGGACTGCGTGCATCAATTGGCTCATTGATCGGATTTCTTGGAGGTGCAGTTGCTAAAGTTGTACTCCAATTAATTATGATTGTATGGTTTGTTGTAGAGGTACTAATTTGGTAGAAAGGGTTTTTACAATGAAATATCCATCAAGGGTTATAACAATAGCAGGATCTGCAGCAGGAGGAAGTGCTGGTATTCAGGCTGACCTGAAAACATTCCAGGAGCTTGATGTCTATGGGATGAGTGTTGTCACAGCAATCGTGGCGCGGCACCCGGAGACTGATAAAAATGTCCATCCACAGACTATAGAGGCTATTGAAGCACAGTTTGCTACAGCGGTTAAGCAAGTAGGCGTGGATGCCGTAAAAACAGGGATGTTATTTTCAAAAGAAGTTATTGATAAAACGGCGGAAATTATTGCAGGTTCAACTGTTGAATCAGTGGTGATTGATCCGGTAATGGTTGGTAAACTTGATTCAAAACTGCTTGAGGACGATGCAATTGAAGCATTGAAAACAAGGCTCCTGCCAATGGCCACGGTAATTACGCCGAACATGCCTGAAGCATCATTCCTGCTGGATGGCCGTCAAATAAACAGTGTTGCTGATTTGAAACAGGCAGCAATTGATTTGCATCAGCTAGGACCGAAGTATGTACTTGTTAAAGGCGGGCGTTTAGAAGGCCCGGCAGTCGATGTTTTATATGATGGAGAAACACTTACTGCATTTCAGGCACCACGGATCGATACAGTAAATACCAGCGGTGCCGGTTGCAGTTACTCGGCTGCAATAACGGCTTACATTGCTAAGGGATATTCCGTTCTGGAAGCAGTCCAATCAGCCAAAAGTTTTGTAACAACCGCTATCGAATATGGGTTTTCCTATACAGAAATGGTTGGTCCAACATATCATGCTGCATCAAGGAAAAACGGAGAAGCACATAAAATAATTTTATCAGAGGAGCGTGTTTAATAATGGGGAAGCGGGCTTTAATCAATGTTGATTATACCGTTGATTTCGTCGCGGAAGATGGTAAACTGACATGCGGTGAACCAGGTCAGGCCATCGAGGAAAAGATCACTTCACTGACGAAGGAATTTATTGATGCGGGAGATTATGTGGTATTTGCGATTGATGCACATGAGGAAGGAGATACGAACCATCCTGAAACAAAAATATTTCCACCACATAATATTATTGGAACAGAAGGACGGGACCTTTATGGTGAGCTAGCTTCTGTTTATGAAGAACATAAAAACGATAAAAATGTTTACTATTATGACAAAACGCGTTACAGTGCTTTTGCCGGAACCGATCTGGAGCTGAGACTCCGCGAGCGGGGAATTGATGAACTCCATCTGGTTGGTGTGTGTACGGATATTTGTGTACTGCATACTGCTGTTGATGCATACAATAAAGGATTTAACATTGTTGTTCATAAAGATGCGGTAGCGAGCTTTAATGCGCCGGGGCATGATTGGGCATTAGGGCATTTTACGGATACGCTGGGTGCGAAAGTTGTATAAATAATAGAAAGAGGGCTGGGACAAAAGTATTTTATCAAAAGAAAAATCCGAACTAATTGGAAAACGGTGCATACCACCGCTCCGGAAAGTTCGCATATTGTTGGTCTTTTGGATAAACATTTTTGTTATGTCCCAGTTTCTTCCTGTCTACTCTTGATTTAAACCTCGCTTTTCTTCCGCAAATGACAATCCAAATAATTCAGATGTCATCTCATCAGCTTTTGGCAAGTTACGAAGTCTTGGATGGAGCATCCATACAATTGACACGAATGCGAGCCCCAGTCCTGATATGGCAAAAATAAGCGTGCTGCTCGTAATGGTAGCGAA includes:
- a CDS encoding ketopantoate reductase family protein, producing MHIVVLGAGALGGYFGARWEEAGADVTFLVREKRAEQFHKYGLKVNSTQGDYTIAAPRVVTNVHDIEAPDLVFVSVKGHHLQGILENVKILTEKGAFVLPVLNGIEHINVLQNEVGMESVIGGLAFIMATLDDSGHVEHSSDFHRLAFGPLVPEQTDLCNRLAEVSSEAKMEAVNSQSILKELWKKYLFINAFSGITTATNLPIGQIRYNRDTFQIAVNILEEMQQLAASYNIEVTDKEVDEAKSSLLKINENATSSMHQDRRKGLTLEVDHLHGGAIRLAKAKSVRLPFIEAVHGIIKPYEGV
- the ytzI gene encoding YtzI protein, whose amino-acid sequence is MITIIIIAIAIMLAVLAFTLIAISKGYDYKHSIDPLPENDTDDQQMEKDHTM
- a CDS encoding ring-cleaving dioxygenase, producing MELKGIHHVSAITAKAKENYYFYTEVLGMRLVKKTINQDDPSVYHLFYADEAGNPGTDFTFFEIPMAGTTYQGTSSISGTSLRVPNDDALEYWQNRLTEHNVNHDGITNQGERNVIHFRDPEGQRLTLISDENNTGVQGGKVWEHSSVPADKGIIGLGPSKLTVPDSEPTIKVLTELLTFKKVGRYASPVKGQNDILVFATGEGGTGAEVHVETRNDLPKERPGRGSVHHVAFRVDNENELKQWKDRVQAARIPNSGLVDRFYFKSLYFREPNGILFELATDGPGFATDEAIDYLGESLALPPFFEDRREEIEANLKPLDTKRTH
- a CDS encoding M15 family metallopeptidase, which encodes MKRYRKDITAWIIIILFISVLFIIYNQTNDRYRDLGEDTLPANKLDPVVAEKTEQLVRKVAKQNIDVVITEKVRSIKRQNKLYQQGRSEKGSIVTYAKGGESYHNYGLAVDYAIRNNEGKIIWDTSYDGNGNGKSDWFEAADIAKELGFEWGGDWNKFKDYPHLQMDFGLSIRQLQKGLRPSHESDKK
- a CDS encoding glycerol-3-phosphate acyltransferase, with the protein product MKRGDFVYVLIVILIGYLFGCMHGSQLVSKLKKVDIKNTGVKNSGASNTTILLGWKYGILVALIDIFKATLSILFVLYILNDQGITGETQTLLVYINALFIIIGHNYPVTMKFSGGKGTASLVGVLLAIDWKIAVIGIVILLLFTFTTDYLVVGVLFMYFSFLVTTYYFFGIEPAMVVVLLSVMCIMKHMENYKRIITKEETRISSMFRKES
- a CDS encoding DUF456 domain-containing protein; amino-acid sequence: MLDIIIWIVIVVLFIASFAGIIFPIIPSPLVLWVGFLLYHFVINADELTVLFWIAMAILTVVLIVSDIIANSYFVKKFGGSKWGERGAGIAVIVGSFIIPPFGIIIVPFITVLVIEMIQKKTFQEGLRASIGSLIGFLGGAVAKVVLQLIMIVWFVVEVLIW
- the thiD gene encoding bifunctional hydroxymethylpyrimidine kinase/phosphomethylpyrimidine kinase, coding for MKYPSRVITIAGSAAGGSAGIQADLKTFQELDVYGMSVVTAIVARHPETDKNVHPQTIEAIEAQFATAVKQVGVDAVKTGMLFSKEVIDKTAEIIAGSTVESVVIDPVMVGKLDSKLLEDDAIEALKTRLLPMATVITPNMPEASFLLDGRQINSVADLKQAAIDLHQLGPKYVLVKGGRLEGPAVDVLYDGETLTAFQAPRIDTVNTSGAGCSYSAAITAYIAKGYSVLEAVQSAKSFVTTAIEYGFSYTEMVGPTYHAASRKNGEAHKIILSEERV
- a CDS encoding cysteine hydrolase family protein is translated as MGKRALINVDYTVDFVAEDGKLTCGEPGQAIEEKITSLTKEFIDAGDYVVFAIDAHEEGDTNHPETKIFPPHNIIGTEGRDLYGELASVYEEHKNDKNVYYYDKTRYSAFAGTDLELRLRERGIDELHLVGVCTDICVLHTAVDAYNKGFNIVVHKDAVASFNAPGHDWALGHFTDTLGAKVV